A region from the Drosophila ananassae strain 14024-0371.13 chromosome 2L, ASM1763931v2, whole genome shotgun sequence genome encodes:
- the LOC6503403 gene encoding acetylcholine receptor subunit beta-like 2, whose amino-acid sequence MWNWSLLCIFLLVPLANSTAPISFEANPDTKRLYDDLLSNYNRLIRPVVNNTETLTVWLGLKLSQLIEVNLKNQVMTTNLWVKQRWFDYKLRWDPEEYGGVEQLYVPSEHIWVPDIVLYNNWDGNYEVTLMTKATLKYTGEVFWEPPAIYKSSCEMNVEYFPYDEQICFMKFGSWTYNGAQVDLKHLDQVPGSNLVQVGIDLTEFYLSVEWDILEVPATKNEEYYPDTLEPFSDITFKLTMRRKTLFYTVNLIVPCVALTFLTVLVFYLPSDSGEKVTLCISILVSLTVFFLLLAEIIPPTSLAVPLLGKYLLFTMILVSLSVWTTVCVLNIHFRSPSTHNMSPLVRKLFLHFMPKLMMMRRTQYTLPDYDDSTPSNGYTNEIDVRDSISDFPSEFKDSQDGAYDNGMQNSVDSDNVIPRNLTPEVLQALRAVRFIAQHIKDADKDNEIVEDWKFVSMVLDRFFLWLFTLSCVFGTLAIICQSPSLYDTRSPIDRQLSEIPLRKNNFMLPPDIVRQVLT is encoded by the exons ATGTGGAATTGGAGTTTGTTGTGTATTTTTCTACTTGTGCCATTGGCCAACTCCACGG CACCCATAAGCTTTGAGGCGAATCCTGATACCAAACGTCTTTATGATGACTTACTGAGTAATTACAATCGTTTAATACGCCCTGTTGTCAACAATACAGAAACCCTGACGGTGTGGCTGGGTTTAAAATTGTCACAGTTGATTGAGGTGAACCTAAAGAACCAGGTGATGACCACCAATTTGTGGGTTAAACAG CGATGGTTTGACTATAAGTTACGCTGGGATCCTGAGGAATACGGCGGAGTTGAACAACTTTATGTACCTTCTGAGCATATTTGGGTGCCCGATATTGTGCTCTACAACAACTGGGATGGTAACTACGAG gTTACGTTGATGACCAAAGCCACTCTGAAGTATACCGGTGAAGTATTTTGGGAGCCTCCTGCTATCTACAAGTCATCCTGTGAAATGAATGTAGAATATTTTCCCTACGATGAACAAATTTGTTTCATGAAATTCGGTTCATGGACCTATAATGGAGCTCAGGTGGACTTAAAACATTTGGATCAG GTTCCTGGCAGCAACCTTGTACAAGTGGGAATTGATTTAACTGAATTCTATTTATCTGTGGAGTGGGATATTCTTGAGGTTCCAGCTACCAAAAATGAGGAATATTATCCTGATACACTAGAGCCCTTTTCAG ATATAACATTCAAGTTGACCATGCGACGTAAGACATTATTCTATACGGTTAATTTGATTGTTCCATGTGTGGCATTGACCTTCCTCACGGTGTTGGTGTTTTATTTGCCCAGCGATTCGGGCGAGAAG GTTACGTTATGTATTTCAATACTTGTGTCGTTGACCGTGTTTTTCCTGCTCTTGGCCGAAATTATTCCCCCCACATCGTTGGCGGTGCCCTTGCTGGGCAAGTATCTGCTCTTTACCATGATTCTCGTCTCACTGTCCGTTTGGACAACGGTCTGTGTGCTGAATATTCACTTCAG ATCCCCCTCCACGCACAATATGTCGCCGTTGGTTCGAAAACTCTTCCTGCACTTCATGCCAAAGTTGATGATGATGCGCCGGACCCAGTATACTTTGCCCGATTACGACGACTCCACACCCAGTAACGGCTATACAAACGAGATCGATGTGCG TGACAGCATCAGCGATTTTCCAAGCGAATTTAAGGACAGCCAGGACGGCGCTTACGACAATGGCATGCAGAACTCCGTGG ATTCTGACAATGTGATACCGCGCAACTTAACACCCGAAGTGCTACAGGCGTTGCGTGCGGTCAGATTTATTGCGCAGCATATCAAGGATGCCGACAAGGATAACGAG ATTGTCGAGGACTGGAAATTCGTTTCGATGGTCTTGGATCGCTTTTTCTTATGGCTCTTCACGCTGTCCTGTGTTTTCGGGACCCTGGCCATCATTTGTCAATCACCATCGCTATACGACACCCGGTCACCGATTGACCGCCAGCTGAGCGAGATTCCGTTGcgaaaaaacaatttcatgcTGCCGCCGGACATCGTTCGTCAGGTCCTAACTTAA